Part of the Fibrobacter sp. genome is shown below.
GGAACGCTCGGTTGTCTATTATAAGCCTGCGGATCGTACCTATAAACAGCAGCGGGAAGAAGAACTGATGCGATTGATTGACACGCTCCATACGGAATATCCCTGCTTCGGCAGCAGAAGACTTTTGATCAAGCTGCGTGAGAAAGGGCATACCGTCAGTCGGAAGCTGATCCGACATCTCATGCAGAAAATGGGGCTGTATGTCATCTATCCAAAGCCGAATCTTTCCAAAAGAGACTTCAAAGAATCTGTCGTTCCTTATCTTTTACGCAGCAAAACCGTTGATTTTCCGAATCAGGTGTGGTCTGTGGACATCACCTATATCCCGATGGGTCGCAGTCATCTGTATCTGACCGCGCTGATCGACTGGTTCAGCCGCAAAATCATGGGCTGGACACTTTCCGATACCCTTGATACAAAGCCTGTTCTTGAAACTGTAAAAGCGGCTGTCGAAACATACGGAACCCCGGCAATCATCAATTCTG
Proteins encoded:
- a CDS encoding IS3 family transposase, which gives rise to MINPKNELSVRRQCELLHMERSVVYYKPADRTYKQQREEELMRLIDTLHTEYPCFGSRRLLIKLREKGHTVSRKLIRHLMQKMGLYVIYPKPNLSKRDFKESVVPYLLRSKTVDFPNQVWSVDITYIPMGRSHLYLTALIDWFSRKIMGWTLSDTLDTKPVLETVKAAVETYGTPAIINSDQGSQFTSKEYKNLLRSFGIRQSMDGKSRWADNIMIERWFRSLKTELIYINEFQSPKELRAAIREYVRQYNAVRPHQNLDYATPDHVYDSAFKGAA